ACACCGCGCATCACCATGCACATATGTTCCGCCTGGACCACCACGGCAACGCCCTGTGGGTTTACTCCGTCGTTAATAGCTTCGGCAATCTGTGTGGTCATTCTCTCCTGAATCTGGGGTCTTCTGGCGACTATCTCCACCACCCTGGCCAGCTTGCTGATACCGACAACACGGCCGCCTACGTCCGGGATATAGCCGATGTGCACCACACCGTAGAATGGCAGAAGGTGGTGCTCGCACATCGAGTAGAAAGGGATGTCCTTGACTATCACCATTTCCCGGTGGCCAAGCTCGTAGCCCACGGTAAGCTCTTCCCGGGGGTCGACGCCGAGCCCGGAGAACAACTCGGTGTACATCTCGGCGACCCGCCGTGGTGTATCCGCTAAACCTTCTCTCTCAGGGTCTTCACCGATAGCCCTGATAATCGCGCTGGTTGCCTTTTTTATCTCTTCCTCGTTTATCACTCAAGTCCTCCTCTGGCGTTGCTACTGTGTTCGAGTTCCCATCGGTACCTGGACTGCTCCAGGGGTGTGCTGAAAAATCCTTTCGACCAACCCCACGATATCTGGGGGACACCCCCAGACCCCTGCCAGAAGAGGGCGCCTCTCAGAAGAGGCGGGGCCCCTCAGAAGGGGCACCCTCCCTGGACTCTCCTTTTTCAACACCCTGCTAAGGGTTCACGGAGTGGCCTGCCGTCTCCTTTGTTGCCGCGATAGAAGCACACTGAGAATGATAGCCAATAGTGCCATAATTAGGCAAATAATGAAGGCCAGTTGGTAGCTGCCGGTTGTATCGAAGATGGTACCGGCCAGAGGTGCTCCCAGCGCCCCTCCCATGGAACCGACCACCATCAGGCTTGCCATGACGGCTCCCAGGAACCTGAGTCCGAACAGTTCTCCAGTCAGTAGTGTCTGCAATGGCACAATGCCTCCATAGGCGATACCGTAGATAACGGCAAAGACATAGAATGTCCAGACCTCTCTGGCGAAAAGAAGCCAGGCCAGCGCCAGGACCATTAGCGCCAGGTGGAAGATGAGAGATGGTGTGGGCCCTATCCGGTCCGATACAAAGCCAGCCAGGTTCCGCCCGATGAGACTGGTAGCGGCCCAGATGGACACAATCGAAGCGGCTAATGCTGAGGAGATGCCCATGTCGATGGCATGGGGTGCAATATGTGCCATCATTACCTGTATTATAAAGATGAAACAGAACATTACCAGGCCAAATATCCAGAACCGTCCCGTCCGGATTGCCTGTTTAATAGAAAGGCTCTCCGTCACCACCGGCTCTTCTTCATCCTGCCGGCTTGACATTTCACCGTAGGGCTGGAGTCCCATTTGCTGCGGGCTGCCTTTCAGGGTCTGCGCCAGCGGTATAACCACTACCAGGGTGATTAAGCCCAAGACAATATAGGCTGTTGGCCAGTCGTAGTCGGATATCAGCCACTGGGACAGCATCGGGGCAATGATGCCGCCCAGACCGATACCGGTCCAGGTGAGTCCCAGGGCTACCCCCCTTTTCTGCTTGAACCACCGCAGTATTGTCGTCGTGACCGGGACCACGCATCCGCCACCGCCGATGGCAACGGCAACGCCGTATATCAGGTAGACATGCCACAGGGCACTAATCTGCGACATGAAGATAAAGGCTACTCCGGTAATGATACCGCTGGCAGTGACCAGCAAGCGGGGGCCGTACCGGTCACTCAGTTTCCCGGCAAGAATGCTGAAGGGGCCGGTTATCAGCATACCTATCGAGATGGCGGCGGAAAGGGCACCCCTGTCCCAGTGGAACTGCTCCGTTATCGGTCGCAGGAATATGCCAAAGCTATAGAAAGTGAGGGCGTGCGTCGCCAGAATGCCGACCGCACTGAAAACCATGATCCAGCCGTAATGCAGATGTTTCAATTCCCGCAGTTACCAGCTTGAAAGACATCGGTGGCAGTTGTCACTCTATTCATTGTCGGAATACTCTAGCATGGTGATGAAAAACCCTTTCGACCAATCCCACGATATCTGGGGGACACCGGCAGAATCTGGTTTCGGATTCTGCTAACGTCATTCTGTAAGAATGACGCCCAGACACCCCTGCCAAAGGGGCTTGGCCCCTTCTGAGGGGCGACCCCTCTGGGCTTTCCTTATTCAGCACTCTGCTAGGCCCAGCCGAGGGCTTGCTCGATGGCTGTCGTCTCTGCCGGTAGCTGGCTGAATGAACCGGTGTCTCTTAGAGCGGCATCCGCGTCCTTCAACCCCGTGCCGGTCACGATGCAGACGATTCGTTTGCCCGAGAAGTCCATACCACTGCCGGAAAGCTTGATAAGCCCGGCCAGAGAAGCCGCCGAAGCCGGTTCCCCGAAGATACCCCCCTTGCTTGCCATGCGGTGGTAGGCGGCCATGATTTCCTCGTCACTGACCATATCGATGATGCCGCCGGATTCGTCGCGGGCTGCTTCCGCTTGCTGCCAGCTTGCCGGGTTGCCGATTCGTATCGCGGTGGCAATAGTGTTTGGTTCCTCAATGATGTGGCCATGCACAATGGGCGCGGCACCCTGGGCCTGAAAGCCCATCATCTGTGGTTTCTGCTTTGCCCTGCCTGCCTGATAGTACTCGGTAAAGCCCTTCCAGTAGGCAGTGATATTGCCCGCATTGCCCACCGGGATGAAGAGGTAGTCCGGAGCTTCACCGAGGGCGTCAACGATTTCAAAAGCAGCGGTCTTCTGCCCTTCAATCCGGTATGGATTGAGCGAGTTCACCAGGGTAACCGGGTGTTTCTCGGTGAGAGACCGCACTATGGTCAGGGCCTGGTCGAAGTTACCATCGATAGTGATTATTCTGGCACCGTAGACGATTGCCTGGGCCAGCTTGCCGAGGGCGATTTTCCCTTCGGGTACGATGATGATTGCCTGAAGACCGCAGCAGGCGGCGTAAGCGGCCGCTGAGGCGCTGGTATTGCCCGTAGAGGCACACATGATTGCCTGGCTACCTTCTTCTATCGCCTTAGCCACGGCAACCACCATACCCCGGTCCTTGAAAGAGCCGGTGGGGTTGCACCCTTCCAGCTTGAAGTACAATTCCCCGCAGCCGATTTCCTCGGCCAGTCGGCGGTTGCTCACCAGGGGAGTATCTCCCTCACCCAGTGTGAATCGTGGCGTTGCCGATGTCAGTGGCAGAAGGTTTTCGTACTTGGCGAGTACTCCTGATTTCATTGTCTTCTCCTCTGGGCAGGCTGCGGTATAAGCCTCATCCGGCCCGATGCAGCGCCAGTTTCACCGGAATAAAGGGCGCCCGGCGGTGAGTGGAAGACCACCGTGTCCGGTTTTCCTGTTGGATGTATAGTATATTTATAAGGCAAACGCACGATGTTTGCAAGTTTGGATTTGACGTCTTTGATATAACTTGCTATGATTCATCTCGGTGTCCTCATGTGAGGACAATGAAGCATTCTTTAGTGGATTCGCTTGACTCGATATTAAATATAATGGAAGGAGGCACGTAAATGGATTTCCGTTTCACTGAAGAGCAAGAGAAGCTGAGGAAAGAGATCGACGATTTCTTCCTTGACAATCTGCCTTCAGACTACCGTCCACGTGGCCAGAGGGGCCAGACCATGGCGCAGTACAAGTTCTGGATGGACCTGCAACGGAAGGCCGGTGCGAAGGGTTACCTTACGCCCGGGTGGTCCAAGGAAAGCGGCGGTCTCGGTCTGAGTGACATGGAGCAGGGTGTGGTCATGGAGGAGACCTCTTATTGGGGTGCAGCCTGGCCGGGCAGCCAGGGCATACGCGTCTGCGGACCCCCTCTGCATGTCTTCGGTACCGAGGAGCAGAAGAGCAAGTTCCTCCCCGGTATCGCCAAGGGCGAGGATATCTGGTACCAGGCCTTCACCGAGCCTGACGCCGGTTCGGATGAGGCGAACGTATCCCTGAGGGCTGTCGAAGACGGCGACAACTACATTCTCAACGGCCAGAAGACATTCATCACGGCTCCCGGTCAGGGAGACTACCTGTACACGCTGGCCAGGACACAGGACGTTACCCCCAAGCATCGTGGTATCAGCCTGTTCCTGATTGACGCCCATAGCCCGGGGGTCAGCTACAGTGCGCTACCCACGCTGGGTGTCTTCACCGTGGACATCTTCTTTGACAATGTGAAGGTACCGAAGGACCGTCTGCTTGGCGAGTTGAACCGTGGCTTCTATCATGCCATGGTGACCTTCGAGTTCGAGCGGAGCACGACCGGTGGCGGTGCCGGCGCCAGGCGCGGCATGGAAGAGCTTATCGATTTTTACCGGAATGAGAAGCCGAACGGCAAGCCCCTGCTGGAAAACCCGGCAGTTCGTGACCTGCTGGCAGACCGGGCAATCGAGATGGAACTCGTGTGGCTCCAGGGCTGGTTTGCCGCCTGGCACTTCAGCCAGAGAGACAAGCTGGGTTCGCCCCCGCCAGAGGCCGGTGGACTTCACAACAAGGTGGTGTCTGCCGACAGGGCCAAGCAGCTAATCGACGCCATGGGACTCTACGGACAGTTGCGCCGTGGCTCGAAGTACTGTAAATACGAGGGACGTGCCGCCGGTTCCTGGGAGGTATCGCGGAGTACGCATCCTGCCGGGACGATTGAGGTAAACAAGATAGTGCTTGGCGGAAGAGGACTCGGCCTGCCGAGAATCCCGGCCAAGTTCAACAAGGAAATAAGAGCGGCAATAGAGGAGAGAGGATAGTCCACCTGAGGGCCGGACGATATGAAGTGAAAGGAGCTATAAGATGGATTTTAATTTCACTGAAGAACAGGAAATGCTGAGAACGTCCGCTCGAGATTTTCTTGAGGAGGAGTGTACTGAGAAACTCATCCGGGATGTTGAAGCTGGTGATCAGGGTTATTCCCCTGACCTCTGGAAGAAAGTTGCGGAGCTGGGATGGCTCGGGCTTGTCTTTCCGGAACAGTATGACGGCGCCGGTATGAATGTTATTGACTTGGCGGTACTCTATGAAGAGTTCGGCCGGGCGATGTTCCCCGGTCCGTACCTTTCCACCGTTATTCTCGGCGGAATGACGATTCTGGAGGCTGGCACCGAGGAGCAGAAAGCAGAGATACTGCCCAGGATAGCCAGGGGTGAGCAAATAGTAGCTATGGCCCTCACCGAGCCGGAGTCCAGTTGGGACATGAAAGCATGGGACCCCGAGGGAGTCACGGTTGCGGCTACTGCTGCCGGTGATGACTATGTAATCGACGGCACAAAGCTGTTTGTCCATGACGCTGTCTGTGCCGACACCTTTCTTGTCGTGGCCAGGACCAAGAGCGGAGCGGACCCTGCTGATGGCATCACCCTGTTTCTGGTGGATGCCAAGAGCGCGGGAATCAGCATAACACCGCTGAGGACCATCGCCGGTGACATGCAGTGCGAGGTCATATTTGACAAGGTGAAGGTATCCAGGCAGAACATCGTCGGTGCACTGAACGGTGGTTGGGCACCGCTTGACAAGTCGATGAAAGTCGGAGCGGTGATGCTCTGCGCCCAGATGCTCGGAGCAGGAGAGAAGCTACTTGAGCTATCCGTGGACTACGCCAGGACGAGGATACAGTTTGACATGCCCATTGGCATCAACCAGTACATCCAGGAGCACTGCGTCTTCCTGCTGCGCGATGTCAACGGTGCTCGATGGTCTACCTACCTGGCTGCCTGGAAGATTGCCGAGGGTGAGCCCTGTGACTTTGAAGTGGCTGTTGCCAAGGCGTGGGGCAGCGATGCTCACGAGAGGGCTTGCTGGCGCGCACACCAGGTGCATGGTGGCGTAGGGTATACTGTCAATGACGGTGTCCTTCCTCTGTACTCGCGTCGGG
The genomic region above belongs to Dehalococcoidales bacterium and contains:
- a CDS encoding acyl-CoA dehydrogenase family protein, producing MDFRFTEEQEKLRKEIDDFFLDNLPSDYRPRGQRGQTMAQYKFWMDLQRKAGAKGYLTPGWSKESGGLGLSDMEQGVVMEETSYWGAAWPGSQGIRVCGPPLHVFGTEEQKSKFLPGIAKGEDIWYQAFTEPDAGSDEANVSLRAVEDGDNYILNGQKTFITAPGQGDYLYTLARTQDVTPKHRGISLFLIDAHSPGVSYSALPTLGVFTVDIFFDNVKVPKDRLLGELNRGFYHAMVTFEFERSTTGGGAGARRGMEELIDFYRNEKPNGKPLLENPAVRDLLADRAIEMELVWLQGWFAAWHFSQRDKLGSPPPEAGGLHNKVVSADRAKQLIDAMGLYGQLRRGSKYCKYEGRAAGSWEVSRSTHPAGTIEVNKIVLGGRGLGLPRIPAKFNKEIRAAIEERG
- the thrC gene encoding threonine synthase produces the protein MKSGVLAKYENLLPLTSATPRFTLGEGDTPLVSNRRLAEEIGCGELYFKLEGCNPTGSFKDRGMVVAVAKAIEEGSQAIMCASTGNTSASAAAYAACCGLQAIIIVPEGKIALGKLAQAIVYGARIITIDGNFDQALTIVRSLTEKHPVTLVNSLNPYRIEGQKTAAFEIVDALGEAPDYLFIPVGNAGNITAYWKGFTEYYQAGRAKQKPQMMGFQAQGAAPIVHGHIIEEPNTIATAIRIGNPASWQQAEAARDESGGIIDMVSDEEIMAAYHRMASKGGIFGEPASAASLAGLIKLSGSGMDFSGKRIVCIVTGTGLKDADAALRDTGSFSQLPAETTAIEQALGWA
- a CDS encoding acyl-CoA dehydrogenase family protein codes for the protein MDFNFTEEQEMLRTSARDFLEEECTEKLIRDVEAGDQGYSPDLWKKVAELGWLGLVFPEQYDGAGMNVIDLAVLYEEFGRAMFPGPYLSTVILGGMTILEAGTEEQKAEILPRIARGEQIVAMALTEPESSWDMKAWDPEGVTVAATAAGDDYVIDGTKLFVHDAVCADTFLVVARTKSGADPADGITLFLVDAKSAGISITPLRTIAGDMQCEVIFDKVKVSRQNIVGALNGGWAPLDKSMKVGAVMLCAQMLGAGEKLLELSVDYARTRIQFDMPIGINQYIQEHCVFLLRDVNGARWSTYLAAWKIAEGEPCDFEVAVAKAWGSDAHERACWRAHQVHGGVGYTVNDGVLPLYSRRGKTFQLYLGDTAYHKEKIAKELEGWPTPQVPRGKPLGLWVDMPENWIPEWWDTFDKG
- a CDS encoding MFS transporter — its product is MKHLHYGWIMVFSAVGILATHALTFYSFGIFLRPITEQFHWDRGALSAAISIGMLITGPFSILAGKLSDRYGPRLLVTASGIITGVAFIFMSQISALWHVYLIYGVAVAIGGGGCVVPVTTTILRWFKQKRGVALGLTWTGIGLGGIIAPMLSQWLISDYDWPTAYIVLGLITLVVVIPLAQTLKGSPQQMGLQPYGEMSSRQDEEEPVVTESLSIKQAIRTGRFWIFGLVMFCFIFIIQVMMAHIAPHAIDMGISSALAASIVSIWAATSLIGRNLAGFVSDRIGPTPSLIFHLALMVLALAWLLFAREVWTFYVFAVIYGIAYGGIVPLQTLLTGELFGLRFLGAVMASLMVVGSMGGALGAPLAGTIFDTTGSYQLAFIICLIMALLAIILSVLLSRQQRRRQATP
- the folE gene encoding GTP cyclohydrolase I FolE — translated: MINEEEIKKATSAIIRAIGEDPEREGLADTPRRVAEMYTELFSGLGVDPREELTVGYELGHREMVIVKDIPFYSMCEHHLLPFYGVVHIGYIPDVGGRVVGISKLARVVEIVARRPQIQERMTTQIAEAINDGVNPQGVAVVVQAEHMCMVMRGV